The proteins below are encoded in one region of Halorhodospira halochloris:
- a CDS encoding Rpn family recombination-promoting nuclease/putative transposase, with amino-acid sequence MTNNHHDPAYKRFFSQPVMIKDLLVEYVGEDWVKELDFSTLEKQNGSYAADDYRDRHDDLIWRVRWGKEWLYVYLLLEFQSDIDQFMAVRMMTYLGLLYQDLIAQGKLTSDGRLPPVLPVVLYNGQRRWSAATDIDSLIERIPGGLSAYRPQMRYMLLDEGALLSKDNSPELHSLVHALFRLEHSRTPDDMRSIVATLSKWLVKPEQRPIRREFAIWIQRVLLRRKPFADSKLFDWEEVQDLEEVNEMLAERMNEWEREWKQEGRLEGRQEGLLAGEGKSLLLLLEQKFGKEAAEQYRPRVEQADEPTIQQWLINILTANSIEEVFR; translated from the coding sequence TTGACAAACAATCATCACGACCCGGCCTACAAGAGGTTTTTCTCTCAGCCGGTTATGATTAAGGACCTGCTCGTTGAGTACGTCGGCGAGGATTGGGTAAAAGAGCTCGACTTCTCTACCCTGGAGAAGCAGAACGGTTCCTACGCTGCCGATGACTATCGCGATCGCCACGATGATCTGATTTGGCGCGTACGCTGGGGCAAAGAGTGGCTTTACGTCTACCTGCTGCTGGAGTTTCAAAGCGACATAGATCAGTTCATGGCAGTGCGCATGATGACCTATCTGGGGCTGCTCTATCAGGATCTTATCGCGCAAGGTAAACTCACCAGTGATGGGAGGCTGCCACCTGTTCTGCCCGTGGTGCTATATAATGGACAGCGGCGCTGGTCGGCGGCCACCGATATTGATTCTCTGATCGAGCGCATCCCCGGCGGTCTGTCTGCCTACCGGCCTCAGATGCGCTATATGCTTCTCGATGAGGGAGCGCTTCTCAGCAAAGATAACTCACCCGAGTTGCATAGCTTGGTTCACGCCCTGTTCAGGCTTGAACACAGCCGCACGCCGGATGATATGCGCTCGATCGTCGCTACCCTCAGCAAGTGGCTGGTTAAACCTGAGCAGCGCCCTATCCGACGAGAGTTTGCCATCTGGATACAGCGCGTGCTGCTGCGCCGTAAACCCTTCGCTGATTCAAAACTCTTCGATTGGGAAGAAGTGCAGGACCTTGAGGAGGTAAATGAGATGCTAGCTGAACGTATGAATGAGTGGGAGAGGGAGTGGAAACAGGAGGGTCGGCTGGAAGGTCGCCAAGAAGGCCTATTGGCTGGTGAAGGTAAATCCCTTCTTTTGCTACTCGAACAGAAGTTTGGTAAGGAAGCAGCGGAGCAATACCGCCCTAGGGTCGAGCAGGCTGATGAGCCGACAATCCAGCAGTGGCTTATCAATATACTGACCGCTAACAGCATAGAAGAGGTCTTCCGGTAA
- a CDS encoding ammonia-forming cytochrome c nitrite reductase subunit c552 translates to MPQYRSYQRNRDDSVMTEYGGSVPHDKHDGESPLPKGYKHAQQYLKNLWLGYPFSWHYERARGHSYAVKDVTSTDRINRYSEDADLPATCVFRTIVTAFSA, encoded by the coding sequence CTGCCTCAATACCGCTCCTATCAGCGCAACCGCGATGATAGCGTTATGACTGAATATGGCGGGTCGGTGCCGCATGATAAGCATGACGGCGAAAGCCCTCTACCTAAAGGCTACAAACACGCCCAGCAGTATCTAAAAAACCTCTGGCTAGGCTACCCATTCTCATGGCATTACGAACGTGCCCGTGGCCATAGCTACGCGGTTAAGGACGTAACCAGCACAGATCGCATAAATCGCTATAGCGAAGATGCTGATTTGCCAGCTACCTGCGTATTCCGGACGATCGTGACCGCGTTTTCCGCGTGA